Within the Iodidimonas sp. SYSU 1G8 genome, the region AGGCCTGCGGGTAGAGCCGCCTCTGGCTCGGCGATGCCGCTCGCATATCGTTTATGCTGCCCCAGAGGGTGTGGCAAACGGGCACTGGTGCAGAGAACTATAATTAAGCCGAGTCCGGCCGACGCTTGAAGCCCAATATAGCCCAGTAGAATCCGCCACCTAGCAACAGAACCGCCAGTGGCGGAAGCAGGGCTTGCTGCGCCAACGACAACGCTGCTTCTAACCTGTAGTTGGTATTCGTGTCGGCCTTCGGAGAATTCACAGGAACCCAGTCATCCACCACATAGCCCGGCGGGAGCTTCGCAATTCTTTCTAACTCTTCGGTGGAAAGCTTCGATGGATCGTCTGATAGCGGAGGCGCAAGCACATATACAGGCGCTGTCCCCAACACGTGCGGGGTATCGTCAGACGCGATGGAAACGAATACCAGCCAGATTGCCGAAAGGACCAGCCAGACACGTAACAGTCCACGCCCCCAACTCATTCCGCACTCCCCTGCTTCCCGGTCTTGGCCGGAGCCGTGCACTTCATAGTCTCGCGGATTTCCACCTCATCCTCACCGCAACTCGCTTCTCGATAGGCGTCGACGAAACAGTCACGCTGGGAACTTGGGGCCGATTCCAGCATTTCTGGCTTCTTCAGCTAGGGTGACACTGCACTTAATCATTCTGTCAGCATCATTCTTTCAGCGCCGTGTGGCAGGGCAAGAATAAAGACGGCGGCGAGACGAGAGATGTCCCACTATCGCCCGATAGCCTTTCCACTAATTGAGTGCACTGTCACCGGAATCTTGGCTAATTGCTATACAGGAACGCGACTGGGTCTGGTGGGGCGGTGAGAAGTCAGAAAATATGGGGCGCATCGTTCTAGATGTGACGGGTATTCCACCTCGGATCGATGCTTTTAGGCAAATCTTGCTGGCTGCCGGTGCTCAGATTTTATCCGAGGAAGACGATTGGGTATAAACGCGTTCGGTGGGCAGCATCGTGTTTGCAAGATCAAGTTGACCCCGCTCGACAAGGCCGTGAATCGTGTGCGTAAGATCGGTGATGTCCGTGATCTTTTGAATCCACTGGCTAACGTAAAGCGGTACCGCTTCGCCACCGACCCCGACTTGAATTGTACGATACGATAGCGGTTGAAGGAGCAGATCGCGCTCGGGGTCCCATTGAATCCGAACCGGCGAATCTGCCTTCAGCTTGGCCCATTCCTCTTTGCTCATCGAAGGCTCCGGGCGGCTCGCGCAACTGTGTGACAAGGCCCAATCAAAGCCTTCGCGGGCGATGTCGATCGCCAAAATCCGGCTTTGCCCCGCATCTTTGCAGCCCCATCCTGCGCGATACATCATCCATAGGAATGACGGTTTGATCCACGTCATCCGAGTCATGCTGAAGGGGGGTGACACGAACGTGCCGGCAGCCAGAGCGGTGTCGGCAATCTTGTCGTTATAGGCCTGATAAACGCGGATCGTACGCTCGTCAAAGAAGGCCCGAATCTGATTATTCGACGTAAAATTCATAGTCGAGTAGCATTTACAGACCGGTGGGAGCGAGGACAAGGCAATACTTGTAAGGCCTGCTAAACCCCCTTCTTCACAAATTTGGCCCATGCCCCGGATCGGTGCATCGGAGCGCTAGACCGATCGGCACACCCCACGTGAGGGCTCGAGTTACGGTGATGGTGTGGACGGCCCCTCCTTGGAGCGAACTCTAGGTGACCGACTCATAACTGCGCAACCAGATGCGGATTGAAGCAAGCTGGACGGAAGCGAGGAAGTTGTCGTCGCGCTTGTCGTATCGGGTGGCGACGGCTCTGAAGTGTTTGAGTTTGTTAAAGAAGCGTTCGACGGCGTTGCGCTGTCGGTAGACCCATGCGCTATACGGGAAAGTTTTCACACGGTTCGGCATGGCGCGGATATTGGCCCACGCGCCCCGCTCCGCCATCGCGGCGCGCAGGGCGTCGCCGTCATAGGCCCGGTCGGCGAGCAGGATGTGCCCGGCCTTGACGGTCTCGAACATGTCGGCGGCCGAGCGTCCGTCATGAGCCTGGCCCTCGGTCAGCTTGAGGCGGATCGGACGGCCCTCGACGTCGACAAGCGCATGTATCTTGGTGGTCAGGCCGCCGCGCGAGCG harbors:
- a CDS encoding DUF4291 domain-containing protein is translated as MNFTSNNQIRAFFDERTIRVYQAYNDKIADTALAAGTFVSPPFSMTRMTWIKPSFLWMMYRAGWGCKDAGQSRILAIDIAREGFDWALSHSCASRPEPSMSKEEWAKLKADSPVRIQWDPERDLLLQPLSYRTIQVGVGGEAVPLYVSQWIQKITDITDLTHTIHGLVERGQLDLANTMLPTERVYTQSSSSDKI
- a CDS encoding IS5 family transposase (programmed frameshift) — translated: MARFDLTDFEWSVIQPHLPTKVRGVPRADDRKVLNGIFWRLRTGAPWADIPARYGPHTTCVNRFNRWRRGGHWARILEAISAAYDGDVQMIDSSSIRVHQHAANGKKAERSRCMGRSRGGLTTKIHALVDVEGRPIRLKLTEGQAHDGRSAADMFETVKAGHILLADRAYDGDALRAAMAERGAWANIRAMPNRVKTFPYSAWVYRQRNAVERFFNKLKHFRAVATRYDKRDDNFLASVQLASIRIWLRSYESVT